A region from the Fulvitalea axinellae genome encodes:
- a CDS encoding S8 family serine peptidase: MRSFLFVLFFSWSFSLYAQEKLGYRHQGKNIEFTVSQEEVYVEFATSQKSTLRANSNSKMNFEKLSNNSGVLKISALNGSNVQSLRSKATTGTNRIEPVLIYKDGTRQIAKGELHIKLKNKGSLSKLLKGISFTYEPDQFDEHLYLVKLDLQTTQLFELIDKLEKNDQVEFAEPNFIRLIKPHTNDSYFPNQWSINNQGYLGGNVDADMDVDLAWRYKTGAGIKVAVIDEGVDLSHTDLTSNLLSGYDATGNGSNGAPNEANDDAHGTACAGIVAAVANNGEGVAGVAYNAKVIPVRIAYTNGYPLRDSRRAWVTSNSWIAQGINWAWQNGADVLSNSYGGGPYSSVINNAINNAVNNGRNGKGAIVLFSSGNSNNDVSFPAYADNAIAVGASSMCDKRKSPSSCDGENKWGSCYGSKLDVVAPGVKIYTTDISGSSGYRSEDHMSDFNGTSSACPNAAGAVALILSANPNLTHKEVRRILENTSDKVGSYSYKTTSGHPNGTWNNEMGYGRVNAVKAVEEAIKRELEITGPELICHTGGTYTLTGLPSTLNSSIVWTVSPTFQFVSGNGTTSCTVKIQNGTSNYGWVQANIHGIKFRKEIWIGKPSGFIEINPVICSRHSGQEYRLPESIEGCTYKFVSNSSNLRVTKYAKPGDLLRMAASEPGWYKLTVTSTNSCGTEEGIIIVTAEDCDNGGGGFEPFQVYPNPVTGQSIDININYPSSTKSTAQTARLSGPWNRQATVELLSEKGFKLREEKTSEEQISLPVLGLPEGTYYLRITVNGVTNTKRVVIQK, from the coding sequence ATGAGAAGTTTTTTATTTGTTTTGTTTTTTTCGTGGTCTTTTTCTTTATATGCCCAAGAGAAATTAGGCTATCGACATCAAGGCAAAAACATTGAGTTTACTGTTTCCCAAGAGGAAGTGTATGTGGAATTCGCCACAAGCCAAAAGTCAACCCTTCGGGCAAATTCAAATTCAAAAATGAATTTTGAAAAATTGTCTAATAATTCGGGAGTGTTAAAGATATCAGCATTGAACGGTAGTAATGTTCAGTCTTTAAGAAGTAAAGCCACAACCGGGACTAATAGAATAGAACCCGTTTTGATTTATAAGGACGGGACCCGTCAAATAGCCAAAGGCGAGTTGCACATCAAACTGAAAAACAAAGGAAGTTTGTCTAAGCTGTTGAAAGGCATATCTTTTACCTACGAACCAGATCAGTTTGATGAACATCTGTACCTCGTGAAACTTGATTTGCAAACAACCCAACTTTTTGAACTGATAGACAAACTCGAAAAGAACGATCAGGTAGAATTTGCGGAACCAAACTTTATCCGACTGATTAAACCGCACACCAATGATTCTTACTTCCCTAACCAATGGTCCATCAATAACCAAGGGTATCTCGGAGGGAACGTAGATGCGGATATGGATGTAGATCTCGCTTGGCGATACAAAACAGGCGCAGGAATTAAAGTGGCGGTAATCGATGAGGGGGTGGATTTGTCCCATACAGATTTGACAAGCAACCTTTTGAGTGGATATGATGCTACGGGTAACGGTTCAAATGGCGCGCCTAATGAAGCGAATGACGATGCGCATGGGACCGCCTGTGCGGGAATCGTCGCCGCTGTAGCAAATAATGGAGAAGGTGTAGCGGGTGTCGCTTATAACGCAAAAGTGATCCCTGTAAGAATCGCATACACCAATGGCTATCCTTTAAGAGATAGCAGAAGGGCTTGGGTAACTAGTAACAGCTGGATAGCTCAAGGAATTAACTGGGCTTGGCAAAACGGAGCGGATGTTTTAAGCAATTCTTACGGAGGAGGACCATATTCCAGTGTCATCAATAACGCCATTAATAATGCTGTGAATAATGGCAGAAACGGGAAAGGGGCCATTGTTCTATTCTCATCGGGCAATAGCAATAATGATGTGAGTTTCCCAGCATACGCAGACAACGCCATTGCGGTAGGCGCCAGCTCAATGTGTGATAAGCGAAAGTCCCCCTCCTCCTGTGATGGTGAGAACAAATGGGGTAGTTGCTATGGAAGTAAACTCGATGTCGTTGCGCCTGGAGTTAAGATCTATACAACGGATATTTCAGGGTCCTCCGGTTATAGATCGGAAGATCATATGTCAGATTTTAACGGAACATCTTCTGCTTGCCCTAACGCGGCTGGGGCTGTGGCATTAATCTTATCGGCGAACCCAAACTTGACTCACAAGGAAGTAAGACGAATTCTAGAAAACACGTCTGACAAAGTAGGCAGTTATAGCTATAAAACAACATCAGGGCACCCTAACGGCACTTGGAATAATGAGATGGGATATGGCAGAGTGAATGCTGTAAAAGCAGTAGAGGAAGCCATAAAGAGGGAACTCGAAATTACGGGCCCAGAACTTATCTGCCATACTGGAGGCACATATACCCTTACGGGATTGCCTTCAACATTAAACTCCTCTATCGTCTGGACAGTAAGCCCTACATTCCAATTCGTTTCCGGAAACGGGACAACCTCCTGTACCGTTAAAATTCAAAATGGAACTTCAAACTACGGATGGGTCCAAGCCAATATTCACGGGATAAAGTTCAGGAAAGAAATTTGGATTGGAAAGCCCTCTGGCTTTATCGAGATAAACCCAGTGATTTGTTCCCGACATTCTGGGCAAGAATACAGACTTCCGGAATCAATAGAAGGATGCACCTATAAGTTTGTCTCGAATAGTTCAAACCTGAGAGTGACAAAATATGCAAAGCCAGGAGACCTCTTAAGAATGGCTGCAAGCGAACCGGGGTGGTACAAGCTAACTGTCACCTCGACTAACTCTTGTGGTACAGAAGAAGGTATTATTATTGTCACCGCAGAGGACTGTGATAACGGTGGCGGTGGTTTTGAACCATTTCAAGTTTATCCCAACCCAGTAACAGGGCAATCGATCGATATAAACATAAACTATCCGTCATCGACAAAATCAACGGCTCAAACCGCCCGCCTTTCGGGTCCCTGGAACCGCCAGGCCACCGTAGAGCTGTTAAGCGAAAAAGGGTTTAAATTAAGGGAAGAGAAAACGTCTGAAGAACAAATCAGCTTGCCTGTCTTGGGGCTTCCGGAAGGGACCTATTATCTGCGCATAACAGTTAACGGAGTAACAAATACCAAACGGGTCGTGATCCAGAAATAA
- a CDS encoding replication initiation protein, translated as MIKEDTEVGEYRVTKSNKILPRKKEPFTLIQQRAIAIAISQIRIEDTELKPQKVEMRRVLGLGPEESMSGAQYTRTRESLMQLTRTSIEYVRDPNDPGSAFRSVNFISEVNREENSAYVTIHFAPAVKDFLLGLRSNFTSYSLKYVYDFRSTSSLIVYELCKQYERKGKRIVSLDLFRKYTVVEDKYPKFSQLRKWVIEPALRDINELSDIRVELETKRKGRAVNTLIFHIRPAAGSRPSIAEEAERPKPKRKAKPVAVAEPEPVVLEPAEAMEAPVWDVDLPEGEKASEEALERAKDAYGEYYERSRTEWLRKITREDKVAFAEYAQDPETEGHWRDLLAKLKAGPDMADWKRFAGFVIMRRGNERERRWLDMDLYLEDWLTEEREPALEDIVGQLVGDF; from the coding sequence ATGATCAAGGAAGATACGGAAGTAGGCGAATACAGGGTGACGAAATCGAACAAGATTTTGCCCAGGAAGAAGGAGCCTTTTACGCTGATCCAACAGCGGGCGATAGCGATAGCGATTAGCCAAATCCGGATTGAGGATACGGAGCTGAAGCCGCAGAAGGTGGAGATGCGCCGGGTGTTGGGCCTGGGGCCCGAGGAGAGTATGAGCGGGGCGCAGTATACGCGGACGAGGGAGTCGCTGATGCAGTTGACGAGGACGTCGATAGAGTATGTGCGGGATCCGAACGATCCGGGGAGCGCTTTCCGGTCGGTGAACTTTATCAGCGAGGTGAACCGCGAGGAGAATTCGGCGTACGTGACGATTCATTTCGCACCGGCGGTGAAGGATTTTTTGTTGGGGCTAAGGAGCAATTTCACGAGTTATTCGCTGAAGTATGTCTATGACTTCCGGTCGACGTCGTCGCTGATCGTGTACGAGCTGTGCAAGCAGTATGAGCGCAAGGGCAAGCGTATAGTGTCGTTGGACCTGTTCAGGAAATATACGGTGGTGGAAGACAAGTATCCGAAGTTTTCGCAACTGAGGAAGTGGGTGATCGAGCCGGCGCTGAGGGATATCAACGAGCTTTCGGACATTAGGGTGGAATTGGAAACGAAGCGCAAGGGCCGTGCGGTGAATACGCTGATTTTTCATATCAGGCCCGCGGCGGGTAGCCGGCCGTCCATAGCCGAGGAAGCGGAAAGGCCCAAACCGAAAAGGAAGGCGAAGCCCGTGGCCGTGGCTGAGCCGGAGCCGGTAGTTTTGGAGCCCGCTGAGGCCATGGAAGCGCCTGTGTGGGACGTGGACTTGCCGGAGGGGGAGAAAGCCTCTGAGGAGGCGCTGGAGAGAGCGAAAGACGCGTATGGCGAGTACTATGAGCGGAGCCGTACAGAGTGGCTGAGGAAGATTACGCGTGAGGATAAGGTGGCTTTTGCGGAGTACGCCCAGGATCCGGAAACGGAGGGGCATTGGCGGGACTTGTTGGCGAAGCTGAAGGCTGGCCCGGATATGGCGGATTGGAAGCGGTTCGCCGGTTTTGTGATTATGAGACGGGGGAACGAGAGGGAGAGGCGTTGGCTGGATATGGACCTGTATCTGGAGGATTGGCTGACGGAGGAAAGGGAGCCTGCGTTGGAGGATATTGTGGGGCAACTGGTTGGGGATTTTTGA
- a CDS encoding IS701 family transposase, with protein MKRRDGFELYTDYLIASRGQATSTGLSASLDNQIPHDYFSDLLKQPDMDQKAFWKEVKSFARSIEGEEAVLSIDDCIVHKPHSSENDIVAYHFDHTVGKAVKGINSLNFLLSNTVEGQTVNCPVAYEIVHKTVKYIDKNGKEKRKSEKTKNEMVLEVLHRLNFLNKLVFRYILFDTWFTASDTLKYIHYKLKKVFVCPLKSNRNIAMSEKDKNEGKFIHVSDAPIESGQVKRVWVKGVDFPVTLAKQVFTNRDRSTAEQWLVTNGENMAFEDIVAIYQKRWKVEEFHKSLKQNTMLGKSPTKMEITQLNHIFASMIAYIKLEKLKVKEKLNHFAIKSKLYLKMIKAAMEELDALRSA; from the coding sequence ATGAAAAGGAGAGACGGATTTGAATTATACACGGATTATCTTATTGCCAGTCGAGGGCAAGCCACCTCAACAGGGCTCTCAGCATCTTTGGACAATCAGATTCCCCATGATTATTTCAGCGACCTCCTCAAGCAACCGGACATGGACCAAAAGGCTTTTTGGAAAGAGGTGAAGTCTTTCGCCAGGAGTATTGAGGGCGAAGAGGCGGTTTTGAGTATCGACGATTGCATTGTCCACAAGCCTCATTCCTCGGAAAACGACATCGTAGCTTATCATTTCGACCATACTGTAGGCAAAGCGGTCAAAGGGATCAACTCCCTTAACTTTCTTCTGAGCAATACCGTGGAAGGACAAACGGTTAACTGTCCGGTCGCTTATGAGATCGTCCACAAGACGGTGAAATACATAGACAAGAACGGGAAGGAAAAGCGTAAAAGCGAGAAAACGAAAAATGAGATGGTACTGGAAGTTTTACACCGTCTAAACTTTCTGAACAAACTGGTTTTCAGGTACATTCTTTTCGATACGTGGTTCACCGCCAGCGATACGCTGAAGTATATTCATTACAAGCTCAAGAAGGTTTTCGTTTGCCCGCTGAAGAGCAACAGGAATATAGCAATGAGCGAAAAGGACAAAAACGAGGGCAAATTCATTCACGTTTCGGATGCGCCTATTGAAAGCGGTCAAGTGAAGCGGGTGTGGGTCAAGGGAGTTGATTTTCCTGTCACGCTCGCCAAACAAGTCTTTACAAACAGGGACCGGTCGACCGCGGAACAATGGCTGGTTACCAACGGGGAGAACATGGCTTTCGAGGATATCGTAGCGATCTACCAAAAACGGTGGAAAGTCGAGGAGTTCCATAAGTCGCTCAAGCAAAACACGATGTTAGGCAAGTCTCCCACAAAGATGGAGATTACCCAATTGAACCACATCTTCGCTTCCATGATCGCCTACATAAAACTGGAAAAACTGAAGGTTAAGGAGAAGCTGAATCACTTTGCGATAAAATCAAAATTGTATTTGAAGATGATAAAGGCTGCCATGGAAGAACTTGACGCCTTGCGGTCGGCCTGA
- a CDS encoding ATP-binding protein has translation MIRYFKVRNYGSIRDERVLDMEATDDATLEDYYCVTARDAERREPVRLLKLAVLYGPNASGKSTVLEALEAFRDLHLQPNQKKHEEIGVYNPFLFDGRSGGEPTELELDFFVKDRDSGDYVEYRYTVKFDRRYILEERLLHWPNHREAEVFSRTTDLDAELSRISWGSTVKDDQKYKDGLELHTIPNVTVLGAYSGVNARIDALEKVSAWMRERWMPGIGPKTRLFEWAKRQIRNEEGGRAILRELINKADFHINDFDVVEEDAPTEALKKLLDAFGREDDRREGIKDAKMLRADFEHTVRHQGEERRYTLSERRESGGTRRFVGLGAVIQKMILGHRDLATIDEVETSLHVDLLKHYILVFLRNTGESQLICTTHDVSLLRERDMLREDAVWFTEKQDDGTTDLFCLSDFDSRTFRKGSSIYNAYMNGKLGAKPNLGSAHIDKTGLDD, from the coding sequence ATGATACGATATTTTAAGGTTCGGAATTATGGGTCGATCCGGGACGAGCGGGTTCTGGATATGGAGGCGACGGATGACGCGACGCTGGAGGACTACTATTGTGTGACGGCGCGGGACGCGGAGAGGCGGGAGCCTGTGCGTCTGCTGAAGCTGGCGGTGCTTTACGGTCCGAACGCTTCGGGCAAGAGTACGGTGCTGGAGGCTTTGGAGGCTTTCCGGGATCTGCACCTTCAGCCCAACCAGAAGAAGCACGAGGAGATTGGGGTGTATAACCCTTTTCTTTTTGACGGGCGTTCGGGCGGCGAGCCTACGGAGCTGGAGCTTGATTTTTTTGTGAAGGACAGGGACAGCGGGGATTATGTGGAGTATCGGTACACGGTAAAATTCGACCGGAGGTATATCCTTGAGGAGCGGTTGCTGCATTGGCCCAACCACCGGGAGGCGGAGGTGTTTAGCCGGACGACGGATCTGGACGCAGAGCTGAGCCGGATAAGTTGGGGATCGACGGTGAAGGATGACCAGAAGTACAAGGACGGGCTGGAACTGCACACGATTCCGAACGTGACGGTATTGGGGGCTTACAGCGGCGTGAACGCGAGGATTGACGCTTTGGAGAAAGTGTCGGCGTGGATGCGGGAACGCTGGATGCCGGGCATTGGGCCCAAGACGCGTCTGTTTGAGTGGGCGAAAAGGCAGATCAGGAACGAGGAGGGCGGCAGGGCCATCCTGAGGGAGCTGATCAACAAGGCGGATTTTCATATCAACGATTTTGACGTGGTAGAGGAAGACGCGCCGACGGAGGCTCTGAAGAAGTTGCTGGACGCTTTTGGCCGGGAGGATGACCGGCGGGAGGGCATCAAGGACGCCAAGATGTTGAGGGCGGATTTTGAGCATACGGTCCGGCACCAGGGAGAGGAAAGGCGGTATACGCTAAGCGAGCGGCGGGAGTCGGGCGGCACGAGGCGATTTGTGGGCCTGGGGGCCGTGATCCAGAAGATGATATTGGGCCATAGGGATTTGGCTACCATTGACGAGGTGGAGACGTCGTTGCACGTGGATCTGCTGAAGCATTATATCCTGGTGTTTTTGAGGAATACGGGCGAGAGCCAGCTGATCTGCACCACGCATGACGTGAGCCTATTGCGGGAGCGGGATATGCTACGGGAAGACGCGGTGTGGTTTACCGAAAAGCAGGATGACGGGACGACGGACCTGTTTTGCCTGTCGGATTTTGACAGCAGGACTTTCCGGAAGGGGAGTTCGATATACAACGCCTATATGAACGGAAAGCTGGGGGCGAAGCCCAATCTGGGGTCGGCGCATATAGACAAAACGGGGCTCGATGACTAG
- a CDS encoding RloB family protein → MTRKGRKTRPVRQGLKTASVVGDGFTEKIYFDKLKDYEKPKGLSVVPELPTKGKGGWDRVLSKGEAELFDKERDYVYCVVDLDVVRKDRAWDKYRGRIADIRDRISRAKAAGDTVGEFHVLECMPCIERWFLLHYEYSTKAFEDGEACEKELRKYVRDYEKSQSYLENVGGGVYARLKPAQQDGFRNGDRLKEAAVAEGGESFPVCTVQEAVRGILFFGSADLRGLRVNGRPADLERMEFWKQWEGEEISEDRILALTESPDAGTSVSVSGDEIRVRVTAMDGVTVREWCFGVRCF, encoded by the coding sequence ATGACTAGGAAAGGACGCAAAACGAGACCGGTAAGGCAGGGCCTGAAGACGGCCAGCGTGGTGGGCGACGGCTTTACGGAGAAGATTTATTTTGACAAGCTCAAGGATTATGAGAAGCCCAAAGGGCTGAGCGTGGTGCCGGAGCTGCCGACGAAGGGTAAGGGCGGCTGGGACCGGGTGTTGTCGAAGGGCGAGGCGGAACTGTTTGACAAGGAGCGTGACTATGTTTACTGCGTCGTGGATTTGGATGTGGTGAGGAAGGACCGGGCTTGGGACAAATACCGCGGGCGCATTGCCGATATACGGGACCGCATAAGCCGGGCCAAGGCCGCGGGCGATACGGTGGGGGAGTTTCATGTGTTGGAGTGTATGCCGTGTATCGAGCGCTGGTTTCTTTTGCATTACGAGTATTCGACCAAGGCGTTTGAGGACGGGGAGGCTTGCGAGAAGGAGCTGCGGAAGTATGTCAGGGATTATGAGAAGTCGCAGAGTTATCTGGAAAACGTGGGCGGTGGCGTGTACGCCAGGCTGAAGCCCGCACAACAGGATGGTTTCCGGAACGGTGACAGGCTGAAGGAGGCCGCCGTGGCCGAGGGCGGGGAGTCGTTTCCGGTATGTACGGTGCAGGAGGCTGTTCGGGGTATTTTGTTTTTCGGATCGGCGGACCTGAGGGGGCTGCGGGTAAACGGCAGGCCGGCGGATTTGGAGCGTATGGAGTTTTGGAAGCAGTGGGAAGGCGAGGAGATCTCGGAGGACCGGATTTTGGCGCTGACGGAGAGTCCGGACGCCGGAACGTCGGTGAGTGTTTCGGGTGACGAGATCAGGGTCAGGGTTACGGCTATGGACGGGGTTACTGTCCGGGAGTGGTGCTTTGGGGTTCGGTGTTTTTAG
- a CDS encoding DUF4304 domain-containing protein translates to MNLAELKKNIFSIYKKEFKKNGFNISGNTFRKKENGFVKVFNIQLSQFNFYISDNLFSCSYCINIGLFYPEAYNFSFSEFYTDDVLEEMVPPKNPKESDCQFSSRGHEILGTLKSYVINNNTDIAIFIELITKEIKNVFIPFFEELVDLEDCKVLLNKYLKSDAVDIWTALAYTSLGKHYLAKELVLDVLKKNEVKPRIKKRIIHWIESKGVDLGVPNDDDEQNKIDISSGRYP, encoded by the coding sequence ATGAATTTAGCGGAGCTGAAGAAAAATATTTTTTCTATTTATAAGAAAGAATTTAAGAAAAATGGATTTAATATTTCTGGAAATACATTTCGAAAAAAAGAAAATGGCTTTGTAAAGGTCTTTAATATCCAATTAAGTCAATTTAACTTTTATATTTCTGACAACCTTTTCAGTTGTTCCTATTGTATAAATATTGGCCTCTTTTACCCAGAGGCATATAATTTTAGTTTCTCAGAGTTTTATACCGATGATGTTCTTGAGGAAATGGTACCCCCTAAAAATCCTAAAGAATCTGATTGCCAATTTAGTAGTAGAGGGCACGAAATTTTAGGTACTTTAAAATCATACGTTATTAATAATAACACTGATATAGCCATCTTTATAGAATTAATAACGAAAGAAATAAAGAACGTATTTATTCCTTTTTTTGAAGAATTGGTTGATCTCGAAGATTGTAAAGTTTTACTTAATAAATATCTAAAAAGTGATGCCGTAGATATATGGACAGCATTGGCTTACACTTCATTGGGAAAACATTATCTCGCCAAAGAGTTAGTGTTAGATGTTTTGAAAAAAAACGAGGTTAAGCCTAGAATTAAAAAGAGAATTATACATTGGATTGAAAGTAAAGGTGTTGATTTGGGAGTCCCTAATGATGATGATGAACAAAATAAGATTGATATATCAAGTGGGCGTTATCCGTAG
- a CDS encoding ParB N-terminal domain-containing protein, protein MSKNKKGFFAQKPQKSIFGNTTSVKDNLTVLQELEEFIHPLTAEETEQLEENIARDGVREPLIVWEDNDRYVLVDGHNRYRIARSLGIDFKIRTVEFADTEAVKHWMINNQLGRRNITKEQRAYFIGQRYLIEKKRVGAPADNKNASKNQTGQNVPFESTATADVLAKEYGISDKTVKRNADYAKGVDILAETRPEEKQKILTGQSKIKKADIQAVASGKKTAEEVLPASAETISTESGDKGDGSPSPSLNLPVKETFESESLTPKEIDKLNRLHGQLEKATAQLFKSGFSKTDLKWILGQVVKGVEK, encoded by the coding sequence ATGAGCAAAAACAAAAAAGGCTTCTTCGCCCAAAAACCACAGAAATCGATCTTCGGAAATACCACCTCCGTCAAAGACAACCTCACCGTCCTGCAGGAGCTCGAAGAATTCATCCACCCCCTCACGGCCGAAGAGACCGAACAGCTGGAAGAAAACATCGCCCGCGACGGCGTGCGCGAGCCCCTCATCGTCTGGGAAGACAACGACCGATACGTACTCGTCGACGGCCACAACCGCTACCGCATAGCCCGCTCCCTCGGTATAGATTTCAAGATCCGCACCGTAGAGTTCGCCGATACCGAAGCCGTAAAACACTGGATGATCAACAACCAGCTCGGCCGGCGCAACATCACCAAAGAGCAGCGCGCCTACTTCATCGGTCAGCGCTACCTCATCGAAAAGAAACGCGTGGGCGCCCCCGCGGACAATAAAAACGCCTCCAAAAATCAAACGGGACAAAATGTCCCATTTGAATCCACCGCCACGGCCGATGTCCTCGCCAAAGAATACGGCATCTCCGACAAAACCGTAAAACGCAACGCCGACTACGCCAAAGGCGTCGACATCCTGGCCGAAACCCGTCCCGAAGAAAAACAGAAGATCCTCACCGGCCAGTCCAAAATCAAAAAAGCCGACATACAGGCCGTAGCCTCCGGCAAAAAGACCGCCGAAGAAGTCCTCCCCGCCTCAGCGGAAACAATATCAACGGAGTCCGGCGACAAAGGCGACGGATCGCCCAGCCCGTCACTGAACCTCCCCGTAAAGGAAACCTTCGAATCCGAAAGCCTCACGCCAAAAGAGATAGACAAACTCAACCGCCTACACGGCCAACTGGAAAAAGCCACCGCCCAACTCTTCAAGTCAGGCTTCAGCAAAACAGACCTGAAATGGATACTGGGCCAAGTAGTCAAAGGAGTAGAAAAATAA
- a CDS encoding ParA family protein: MAKIISIINHKGGVAKTTTTINLGKALALLGNRVLLVDLDPQGNLSQGLGHEEPEEQVVHALLEGAELPQVPISENLWLAPSDLELVDAELRLNNEIGGFGRLRKALRAVKDNYDYILIDCPPSLNIVTQNGMVASDSVIITIAPSFFAMKGLQRLMGIVEQVREEIHPDLEVEGIVFTLVEKRLVIHKSVIDYIGEATEGRVRLFQAFIRKNVALEESNSNQTDIFTYDKTSNGAADYMALAEELASVPAR, translated from the coding sequence ATGGCGAAAATAATATCCATCATAAACCACAAAGGCGGCGTGGCCAAGACCACCACCACCATCAACCTCGGCAAAGCCCTCGCCCTGCTGGGCAACCGAGTGCTCTTGGTAGACCTCGATCCGCAAGGCAACCTCAGCCAAGGCCTCGGCCACGAAGAGCCCGAAGAGCAAGTGGTCCACGCCCTGCTCGAAGGCGCCGAACTTCCGCAGGTACCCATATCGGAAAACCTCTGGCTGGCGCCCTCCGATCTTGAGCTCGTCGACGCCGAACTGCGCCTCAACAACGAGATCGGCGGCTTCGGACGCCTGCGCAAAGCCCTGCGCGCCGTCAAAGACAACTACGATTACATCCTGATCGACTGCCCGCCCTCGCTCAACATCGTCACCCAAAACGGCATGGTGGCCTCAGATTCCGTCATCATCACCATCGCCCCCAGCTTCTTCGCCATGAAAGGCCTGCAACGCCTCATGGGCATCGTCGAGCAAGTCCGCGAAGAGATCCACCCCGACCTCGAAGTCGAAGGCATCGTCTTCACCCTCGTCGAAAAGCGCCTCGTCATCCACAAGTCCGTCATCGACTACATCGGCGAAGCCACCGAGGGCCGCGTGCGCCTCTTCCAAGCCTTCATCCGCAAGAACGTCGCCCTGGAAGAGTCAAACTCCAACCAGACCGACATCTTCACCTACGACAAAACCTCCAACGGCGCCGCCGACTACATGGCCCTGGCCGAAGAACTGGCCTCCGTTCCAGCCCGTTAA